One window of Lytechinus variegatus isolate NC3 chromosome 2, Lvar_3.0, whole genome shotgun sequence genomic DNA carries:
- the LOC121408206 gene encoding LOW QUALITY PROTEIN: netrin receptor UNC5A-like (The sequence of the model RefSeq protein was modified relative to this genomic sequence to represent the inferred CDS: deleted 1 base in 1 codon), producing MDYSGCPNTTHDVVLPVLSIAIVILLIILLIFILYVAFIKWKKGRRVEKEDDEFRMHLTNTTNRHKQSIASMPRLQKMVNGNIKAISPYVPEHEDEEFQNGSHLGCSTCDADSSFQGIAVKVSGEQHGLLTPNSCGSGRLDHELSALLQTDMKEDVITKIEGKLLVGISREIDDAGGILVLDKMGVSLLIPPCAIPRGMKQIIQLILSWDGSDSPPVTDTQSLMSPMVHCGPHGLKLAKPAILSFMHCADDARDIVVLSSETHLTQDKHWKPIQHRKKCGKIEYALLENQCQVYLSHFSMYTAISQGTHFKLTKKWIQLAAFGKKEGGQFQTFIYMLNNTPCALQFATYQQAKHDCTMIRCPLEFLMDEKEGDLIFDLKHVSEGWNPIGRKWEDIGLLTDIWKEKCNNVSFTFKHDNPLCIDLNFSICLYQKGMPDVKRHFEVAMSFPSKNPIKSTENHSHATTNLNVHVTQAVPSMAINGFESTTARVPPHTTPIKSTEDRRKDDFVVNRTMDNDHNNEHSLGRDVAKSSTVVDEVDLSNTKGNQKGDDNMSITEQDSVGHSRSINTTNINIHTETVVQPSSNLGFHRDILTLQGDQQTVVFPLRLRSKLMALLDPPSPVTSSVNDWRVLAESLHLDALVSLIRMKPSPTEELLDVAAQKGKDCRWLYGVLRDAERYDAADEVAKYLQSGSESIRLKNHMNGGDTEARMQ from the exons ATGGACTACTCGGGTTGTCCAAATACTACTCACGATGTTGTGCTACCAGTCTTAAGTATCGCCATTGTAATATTGCTGATAATTCTTTTGATATTCATCCTTTACGTTGCCTTTATCAAGTGGAAGAAAGGTCGACGTGTGGAGAAAGAAGATGATGAATTTCGGATGCATCTTACAAATACCACGAATCGTCACAAACAGTCGATCGCATCGATGCCTCGTCTACAGAAAATGGTTAATGGGAATATTAAGGCAATATCTCCGTATGTACCAGAACATGAGGATGAAGAGTTCCAAAACGGCTCTCATCTGGGATGTAGCACTTGTGATGCTGACTCGAGTTTCCAAGGAATAGCCGTGAAAGTGTCTGGTGAACAGCATGGTTTATTAACCCCGAATAGTTGTGGGAGCGGTCGCCTAGATCATGAGTTATCAGCATTGTTACAGACCGATATGAAAGAAGATGTAATTACCAAAATTGAGGGTAAACTCCTGGTTGGCATATCGAGGGAGATTGACGATGCAGGAGGGATTTTAGTTCTGGATAAGATGGGagtttctcttctcattcccccATGCGCCATCCCTCGCGGTATGAAGCAAATTATTCAATTGATACTTAGCTGGGACGGAAGCGATTCCCCACCAGTGACGGATACGCAGAGTCTTATGAGCCCTATGGTTCACTGCGGCCCACATGGACTAAAGCTGGCAAAGCCTGCCATTTTAAGCTTCATGCATTGTGCAGATGATGCCAGAGACATCGTGGTGTTGTCCAGCGAGACACACTTGACACAGGACAAGCACTGGAAACCCATCCAGCATCGGAAAAAATGTGGGAAGATTGAATATGCACTCCTTGAAAACCAATGCCAGGTTTACCTATCTCACTTTTCAATGTACACCGCTATCTCTCAAGGGACACATTTTAAGTTGACAAAGAAGTGGATTCAGCTGGCTGCGTTCGGAAAGAAGGAGGGAGGACAGTTTCAGACATTCATCTACATGCTCAACAACACGCCGTGTGCTCTCCAGTTTGCAACCTATCAACAAGCGAAGCATGACTGCACTATGATACGATGCCCCTTAGAATTCTTGATGGATGAAAAAGAAGGAGACCTTATTTTCGACTTGAAACACGTGAGTGAAGGATGGAACCCCATAGGGCGCAAGTGGGAAGATATTGGTCTCCTTACAGACATCTGGAAAGAAAAGTGCAACAACGTCTCATTTACGTTCAAACATGACAATCCGTTATGCATCGATCTGAACTTCAGTATATGTCTCTATCAGAAGGGCATGCCAGACGTTAAGAGACACTTCGAAGTTGCAATGTCATTCCCCAGTAAGAACCCAATCAAAAGTACTGAGAATCATTCGCATGCCACAACCAATCTAAATGTACATGTCACCCAGGCAGTGCCTTCGATGGCCATCAATGGGTTTGAGAGTACGACTGCTAGGGTGCCACCTCATACAACT CCCATCAAATCGACAGAGGATCGCAGAAAGGATGATTTCGTGGTCAACAGAACCATGGACAACGATCACAATAATGAGCATTCGCTTGGAAGAGATGTTGCTAAAAGTAGTACCGTAGTCGATGAGGTTGATCTATCAAACACGAAAGGGAACCAAAAGGGTGACGATAATATGTCGATTACCGAACAGGATTCCGTTGGACATTCTAGATCAATAAACACAACTAATATCAATATCCACACg GAGACGGTGGTGCAACCTTCTTCAAACCTTGGTTTTCACCGTGATATCCTGACTCTGCAAGGCGACCAACAGACTGTTGTCTTCCCTCTTCGGCTCCGATCAAAGCTCATGGCTTTACTTGACCCTCCTAGCCCTGTCACATCATCGGTCAATGACTGGCGTGTTCTGGCTGAAAGTCTTCATCTGGATGCATTGGTGAGTCTCATTCGTATGAAACCGAGTCCTACTGAGGAGTTATTGGACGTCGCAGCGCAGAAAGGAAAGGACTGTCGGTGGCTCTACGGTGTTCTTCGTGACGCTGAAAGGTACGATGCGGCTGACGAGGTTGCCAAGTACCTACAGAGTGGAAGCGAATCCATAAGACTAAAGAATCATATGAATGGAGGAGATACTGAAGCACGGATGCAATAG